CCGTCTACCTAATCGGCCGCAGCCACATCCTATAGCGCCGGAGCGTTTCCGGCCCCCTGTGTTCAAACGTGGGGGCGTTATCCAGTATTAGCCTCAGTTTCCCGAGGTTATGCTGGTCTATAGGGTAGTTTGGCCACGTGTTACTGAGCTTTCCGCTACGAATCTAAGTTCGTGCAACTAGCATGGCTAAATCGAACTCCAATAGCAATGGCCTCCGGCAGGATCAACCGGAATGGTTTCCGAGCATAAAGCTCGGTGGGTCTGGCGGAGACACTATGCGTAATGCATTGTGTGCTATGTGTCCGTCGTTCGACGACCCCGAACCAACTATCTGGACGGGTGTCACCGAACTACCAGGGCTAACATCAGATTCCATCGTGTACGGCTGACCGCAGGGGTGGAATCCTCATTTCCTTCGGACTTGATTGAAGGCGGAGAAGGGTATTAAACCCTTCGAACCTTCGTTGTCCGAGATTGCGAAGCGGTTTGAACGCTTCGCAGATCGCGTGTGGAGTCTTTCTTCGCGTTCATATCCGACGCCCCGTTTGTACTTAAGGGCGTCGGATTTCGCTCGTCCTCGGCGAGTGTCGCCGAGGGCGCGTGTCACATCCAATCCGAATCGCCTTGTATAGTTAAAGGCACCGGATTGGATGTGTTTTGGGCGTCCCAAACCGCGGGACGCCGCCGACATTACATCCGAATGCTCCTATACACTTAAGGGCATTGGATTGGGTTTTCTTTCGCCCGACTCCGACTTTCAGCCGCGATGGCATGGGAGTCAGGCGGTCACCCGATGGGAGACCACCGTGCGACCTTCGCATTTGTACGAATGGCAGGCATACATTTAAGCCCGTCGAATGAGATGTTCTTTGGGAAGTCTCAGCACGTCACACATGGTAATCGCAGAATAACGACCACGACAGTGTGTTTGTAATGGTTCCATACGCGTGCGAAAGTACACTATAATATATTGTATCAGAGATGTATTGGACGATGAATTTCCGTTCAGTGAGTTTTAGCAACGGATTTCAGCCGAATACAGTTACAATGAACGTACGGGTCTGAGGATACCTCGTACCAACTCAAACGGAACAGCGTTTTCGGGAATCTACTTCTGTCGCGTCACAAAAATCAGCCAAAAGTCGTCCAAAAGAAGAACAGTCATGCCGAACAACTGCTCGCGCGCGTTCTGCTGGAATCCACGAATCCAGAAACTGTAGTATCAATTCGTCACCTGATTCGAACCCGAACCAATATATAGATTCACGGATATAGCCGTAACCGGAGTATCTGAATGTCATCAACATCAGCAGACCACGAGAAAAGCGTCTGTTGCGTCGTCGAATCGTTCGAACAAATCGGGTCGCAGTGGCGACTCGTCGTCCTCCACGACCTCCAAGACGGTGAAAAGCGGTTCAACGAACTCAAACGCTCCACGGGGGCAAGTTCTCGGACACTGTCACGCGTGCTCGACGACCTCGGCGAGATGGGGTTCGTCAGCCGTCGAACAGAGGCCGATGCACCGATTGCGACCTACTACAGTTTGAGCGACAAGGGACATTCGCTCGCCCCTGTTTTCGACGAAATAGGAACGTGGGCCGACGAGTGGCTGTAATTTCGTAAACCTCACAGAGCGAGAACGTGGAGCAGTTGCGATCGGGCTACGAACGAGATGATAGCGTAGCCTCCTCGCCGAGGGGTAGGCTTCCCGGAGACGGGGGCGGATTTCGCCGACGATGTCGGAGTCATACGTCCAAAATCCGTAGAATCGGTTCGGTTCGCGCTCTTCCGCCAACAGAGCACAGTCGGTTGCTCCATCGGGGGCGTCGAAGACCACGAACCACGTTTGTTTGATTTCTTTTTCCTCAGTTGCGTGAATCGCAAGCGAAGATTCCGGAAGGTCACAGTCGAGGGAACCGTAGACGTGTGCCTCACAGCCCGATTCTACGATTTTTTCGTACAGGTTCCACTAGTCGCGCAGAAGCGAGAGTCGCTCGCGAGAATCATTCGGCGCTTACAGTAGGATGTAAACACGGTATCGTCAACGTGCGTAAGCACCTCGGGGTGCGGAAGCGAGTCGAAATCGGTCGTATCGAGCAGTTTCCCTTCGAATGCGAGGGCCTCTCGGCGATCGGAAAGAGGAGACGCAGCGAGATATTCTGCACCCTTGTGGAGGACGGCGAAATCCCGTGGTAGTCTGTCCTCCGTTTGCTCCTGTCGAACCGCGACGTTCTGTACCGCGAAATGAGTCTCGATGTCTTGGAAGGCGTGTTGGGAACGTCCGAATTGAACACCGTGAGCGTCTTCTCACGGGATTCGATACTCCCGAGAATATCCATCAGTGTCATCTGGTATCGGTTCACTGGTAGTAACGGATTGGTGATAAACATTCACCTACAGCAGGGCTAATAGAGTCTGTGCGAACGAATCCCATTCCGAAAGCGACAACTATTCGGCGTATCCGTCCTGAGAACCGATTATGACAACCGGCGTCGTCGTACTCAACTTCGGAGAACCGGCCAAACCGACGCGAGAGAACGTGCTCGGTTATCTGGAGCGCATCTTCATGAACAACGCCGATTTGGAAGGCGACACCACCGAGGAAGAGGCGCGCGAGCGCTCCCGCGAACTCGCCGAACGGCGCGTGTCGAGCCTTATCGAAGAATACGAGGAAATCGGTGGCTCTCCGCTCGACCCGCAGGCGAAAGCACAGGCCGACGCGCTACAGGCCGAACTCGATGAACGAAACCTCGATGCGAAAACCTACGTCGGCATGCAGTTCACCGAACCCTTCATCGCCGACGCGGTGGAACAAGCCCACGAAGATGGCGTGGACGAACTCGTCGGGCTTCCCATCTATCCCCTCTGTGGAGCCTCCACAACGGTCGCTTCGCTCGAAGAGATGACTGACGCCGTCGCCGAATTGGACTGGGACGTTCCGGTTCACGAGGTCACCGGCTGGCACAAACATCCGACCTACAACCGGATTCGAGCGGGCAACATCCAGCAGTACGCCGACGAGCAAGGACTCGACCTCGGTGACGAAGACACCGAACTGGTCTTTTCAGCGCACGGAACCCCAACCCACTATCTGGACGAAGGCAGTCGCTACGACACCTACGTCGATGAGTTCTGTACCGTGATGGCTAGCGAACTCGGCGTCGAATCCTACTCTCTCGGCTTTCAAAACCACGGCAACCGGAGGATTCCATGGACGGAACCCGAAGTCGAAGACGTAGTTACGGAAGTAGACGCAGAACGCGTCGTCATCGAGCCAATCAGCTTCATGCACGAACAGAGCGAGACGCTCTCGGAACTGGACGACGAACTCCGCGAGGAGGCAGAGGAGGTCGGACTGGATTTCTACCGAGTTCCGGTTCCCCACGACGACGAGCGATTTTCCGGCGTCCTCGCCGACCTCGTAGAACCGTTCGTCGCGGATTTCGACCCATCCTACTACCAGTTCCGCCAGTGCCAGTGTAAGGACACGCCGGGCACGATGTGTCTCAACGCCCCATTCAAGCAATGACGGTCGGTATCGTCGGCGGGGGCATCACGGGACTCGCGCTTGCTCATCACCTCGAAAAGGCGAACGTAGAGTACGTCGTGTTCGAATCAGCGGCGGAACCGGGTGGCGTCATCCGGAGCGGACGAGTCGATGGCTATCTGCTGGAGTGGGGACCACAACGACTTCGCAGAACAGAGCCGGTCGATGAACTCATCACCGACCTCGGAATGGACGACGAGGTCATCGAGGCCGGAGAGACGAAACTGTTCGTCTACGCCAACGGAAAACTCCGGCGAGCACCATTCTCAATCGAGGAGTTCGGCACGACCGACCTGCTCTCGTGGCGCGGCAAACTCGACGTGCTGAAAGAACGGGAAACCGACCCAGCAGACCCCGACGAAACCGCGGCGGAGTTGTTCATCCGAAAGTTCGGCGAGGAAGCCTACAGAAACCTCATCGGCCCACTGTTCGGCGGGATTTACGGCTCCGAACCCGAAGAGATGCCCGTCAAGCACGCGCTTTCCGGCGTTCTCCTGATGGAACAGAAGTACGGCGACCTGCTCACCCCGGTTCTCAAGCGCGCGATGGCGGGCGGAACGTCCGCACCCGCGATTTCGTTCGAGGACGGCGTCCAGCGACTTCCAGAAGCGCTCTACGACGCACACGCCGAAAACGTCCACCTCGAAACTGCGGTCACAGAAATTCGGAAATCGGATGACGGCTACCTGCTCGAAACCGACGCAGAAGAGTTCGCCGTGGACGAGATAGTCCTCACCACTGCCGCGGAAGTGAGCGCCGACCTCCTCGATGGCCTCGCCGATTCCGCGGATGCGCTCGCACGCCTGAACTACAACCCCCTCGCGCTGGTTCACCTCCGGGCCGACTGCGACCACGACGGATTCGGCTATCAGGTGCGCCACGACGAAGGACTCGATACCCTCGGCGTCTCGTGGAATGCGAGCATGTTCGACAGGGAAGGAGTGTATACGGTTTTCCTCGGCGGAATGAAGAACCCGGAACTGCTCGAAGAAAGCGAGAAGACGCTCGGCGAAATCGCGCGAACAGAGTTCAACGACGTGATGGACGCGGATGCGGACGTGGTGAGTGTTGCCCGACTCGGCCGAGGATTCCCGGCCTACGACACCTCGTGGGACGCACTCGACGAGTTCGAAACACCCGATGGAATCCACCTTGCAACGAACTACACCGCCAGAATGGGCGTTCCGAGTCGGATTCGGGAAGCAAAGAAGGTGGCGGCGGCGCTGGCCGAGTCGCGCGCGACTCGGCCAGCAGGTCGAAAATAGGGACGAAACACGCCAACCGTTCTCGGCGGAGACTTATAACCGAAAACAAAGCTAGTTCGAGTCAGTGATTCGGATGAACTAGCAGTCGGTTCTCCTTAGCGCTCCACTTCCTTCGCCGCGTCAACGAACGCTTTCGCATTTTCGACGGGCGTGGTTCGGTCGATTCCGTGGCCGAGGTTCAGGATGTGTCCCGAATCGCCCGCTCTCTCGATGACCTCGTGGGTTTTCTCTCGGACGAGTTCCGGGTCGCCGAGCAGATAGGAAGGGTCGAGATTGCCCTGAACGGGTGTATCACCCAGTTTCTCCCGAGCGTCAGCCATGTCGATTGTCCAGTCCAATCCGACCACGTCGGCACCGGATTCTTGAAGCAGGTCGAGTTTGCCGCCGGGATGGCGCGCGAAGACGATGGACGGCACGTCGATAGCGTCGAAAATGCGCTGGTGAAGCGGCAGGACGAACTCCCGGTAGTCGTCCGGCGTCAGCACGCCCGCCCACGTGTCGAACACTTGAACGACATCCGCGCCGTGTTCGACCTGATATTCGACGTACTCACAAACCACGTCGGTGAACGCCTCCAACAGGTCGCGGAAGGCGTCGGGATGGTTAGCTCGAAACCGGCGAATCGGTTTTCGGGAAGTCGGTTCGTCGCCGACGACGTAGGACGCGAGGGTGTACGGCCCGCCAGCGAAGCCGATAATGCTCGTCTGGTCGCCGACGCTGTCCTGCAGTCGGGTGAGCAGTTTCCCGACATAGTCGATTTCGGTGGTTACGTCGCCGGACTCCGTCGGTACGTCGTCCGGACTCGTGACCGGATTCGAAACGACGGGGCCGACGCCGCTTTCGATGTGGTAGTCGAAGCCGAGCGGTTCGAGGACGGTGAGAATGTCCGAGAACATCACTAATCCGTCGGGTTCGAACAATTCCCACGGAAGCAACGTAATACGTTCCGCGACTTCCGGATTTTTGATTGCCTCCTTGAAACTGTACTGTTCGCGGATATCGCGGTACTCCGGGATGTACCGGCCAGCCTGTCGCATCAGCCAAACCGGTGGGCGCTCGGTGCGTTCGCCGCGTGCCGCACGAACCAACAGGTCGCTCATGAGACGAAATTGGTCGGTGACCGTCTAAGCATTTCGACTCTAGAAGACGTTCGTCGCAAAAATACGAAATCGAAAAGCGAATTTCGAACGACTACGCCGAGGCGTCGTAGCCAGCGTCCTCGACGACGGAAACCAGTTCGTTGGTATCCGCGTCACCTTCGACGGTGGCCGTTCCCGCCTCGTGGTCGGCGCTCGCATCAGAAACGCCGGACAGGTCTTCCAGCGCATCGACGACGCTCTGTTCGCAGTGGCCGCAGTTCATTCCATCCACCTGAATCGTGGTTGTCATGCACGCTACTCGTTCCCCATGGGTTTTTTCAGTTTCGGAAGGTGTGAGAGTAGCCGGAGAATTTAACACAGGTTACTAACAGAGGATAATTCATTTATTAAATAAGCGGAAATTGAACCGGTATGGAGGAATACACAGGTCAATCCGGTAATGGTGTGTGATAACGAAAACTGTTTTTATTCTACCACTCCAAAGGGAGTGTAATGCGACAACTCGACGACACCGACCGGGAGATAATCCGGTTGTTGGTAGAGGACGCTCGCCGTCCGTACAACGAAATCGCCGAAACAGTCGGTCTGTCACCGCCGACCGTCTCCGACCGCGTCGAGCGACTGCAAGAAATCGAGGTCATCCGCCGATTCACCGCGGATTTGAATCACGACATCCTTTCCGACGGACTGTCCCTCCTCGTCACCGTCAACGCCAAGCCCGGTCACGTCGGTGGCATTCGGGAATCACTCGCGTCGTTCGACGGCGTCGAACACGTCTTCGTCACTGCCGACGCCCACATCGTCTGCAAGGCAAATTTGCAGGAGCAAGCAATCGAGACACTGTTATCGAATGCCATCGGCGAAGAGGCGGTTCGGGAGTACGACGTGCAACTACTCGTGGACGACGAATGGAATCCACAACCCGGAACTATCGATTTCGCGCCGGACTGCGTGGAATGCGGCAACACCGTCACGGAAGAAGGTGAATCGACCCGAATCGAGGGCGAACTCTATCACTTCTGTTGTTCGTCCTGCAAGGCGCAGTTCTCCGACCGATACGAGCGTCTGCAAGAGGGTGCGACAAACTGATAGAATAGATACAATAATTCGTTTCAGCGAACCGTTTTGATGCCGTGTGACTAGTCAACATCCATGGCAACAGACGAAACGAGCGACTCGGGTGAGCCGGGTACAGACCAATCGTTCGTCCGCGTCGCGGACGCCGACGAACTCAGAGAGGAAGGCCGACTGCTGGTGAACCGAAACGGAAAGTCGTTGGCCCTGTTCTACCATGAAGGCAAATTTCGCGCGGTGGACAACCGCTGTCCGCACATGGGCTTTCCGCTGACCGAAGGGAGCGTGGAAGACGGCATCCTCACCTGTCACTGGCATCACGCCAGATTCGAACTGTCCTGCGGCGACACGTTCGACCCGTGGGCCGACGACGTGCAGGCGTTCCCAATCGAGGAGCGCGACGGCGACGTCTACGTGAACATCGCACCGAAACGCGACGCACCACCGGAAGAACACTGGACGGGACGACTCGAAACCGGCCTCGAAGAGAATCTTCGGCTCGTGGTGGCGAAATCAGTTATCGGCCTCTCGAACGCGGACGTTCCGGATTCGGAACCGCTTCGAATCGGCGCGGCGTTCGGCACTCGGTATCGAGAACAGGGATGGAGTTCGGGCTTGACGATTCATTCCTGCATGGCGAACGTCCTCCCCGACCTCAGAGCTGACGACAGACAGCGGGCGCTCTACACCGGCCTGCGGCACGTGGCCTCTGACTGTCAGGGCGAATCACCGCGGTTCGACCAACCGTCGTTCGAGACGGAAGACGTCTCGGCAGACCGACTTAAAAAATGGTTCCGTGACTGCGTCGAGGTGCGTGACCGCGACGGTGCGGAGCGCTGCCTACAAACCGCGATTGCCACCCTCGAACCGGGGCAAGTCGCGGAAATTCTGTACACCGCGGCGACCGACCACCTCTATCTCGACGCCGGACACAGCTTCGATTTCGTCAACAAATCGCTCGAACTGCTAGACCACATCGGCTGGGAACACGCCGACACCGTTCTTCCGAGCGTCATCCCGCGCCTGACCGACGCCCAGCGGAGCGAAGAACTCTCTTCGTGGACGCAGCCGATTGATTTGGCTGAACTGCTGTTCGACCGTTTCGACCAACTCGGAAAGTTGGTCGATGCGGGCAATGAAAAAACGTGGAACGAACCGGAGAATTTCACGGAAATCCTCCTCTCCGACGACCCGCACGAAATTCTCGACGCGCTGAAAGACGCGATTCGGGCAGGGGCGACCTGCGAAGAGTTGGCGGACAGGGTTTCGTTTGCCTCCCTGATGCGGGTCGCCCAGTTCGGCACCGCGAACGAGTTCAGCGATTGGAACACCGTCCACCACACGCTCACCTACAACAACGCGGTTCAACAAGCCGCGAAACGCGCGAGTTCGATCGCGCTCTATCGCGGCGTCCTCGCGGGTGCGATGAGCGTCTACCTCGACCGATTCTTGAACACGCCGCCGACGCCCGTGCCGACCATCGACTCCTCGGACGCCAATCCCGAAGACCTTCGCGAAGAACTGCTGGAAACGTTCGACGAGGAGGGCAACGTCAACGCCGCCGGGGCAATCGTCGCGGAGCATTTCTCGGCGGGCGGCGACCCCGACGACTTGAAAGAAACCCTCGGTCGGGCACTCCTCCGCGAAGATGCCGGATTCCACACGTTACAGAACTTGGAAGCCTCGTTTGCGCAGTTCGACCTGCGAGAGGACGAGGAAGAGAAAGAATTGGCCCTGATTTCGCTGGCCCGCTACATGGGCGCGCACTTCCCGACGCGCCGGGAGGCGGAACAGACCTACGTCATCGCGGATAGGCTGAACCGGGGCGAAAAGATTCACGAGTCGAGCTGAGCGGGGTCGATTCGAGTGAGCGAATATTCGTTCCATAGTTCTTGTCGGGGGTCGTCATTTGGATCCACGGGAATGCGTGGAGAATCTACAAACAGATACCAGCACGGTCATCCAGTGTCCGTTTCATTTCGACAGGATTATCATTTTTGACTGAATCGAGTACCAACCCATGCCGAACGAGTCAGAATCCGACGTGAACGACCCGGCACAGTGGTGGAACGAGGTATACGAAAGCGAGACCACCCCTCCATGGGATATCGGTGAGCCACAGCCGGCCCTCGTGAACGCTGTCAGGAGTGACGGGCTATCAGGTCGCGTCCTCGACGTTGGATGTGGGACCGGAACGCACGCACTCTGGGTAGCAGCGGAGGGGCATACAGCCGTGGGCATAGACTTCTCCGAGAAGGGAATCGAACAAGCACGAGAGAGGGCCGAAGAACGGGGTCTCGACGCGACGTTTCGGGTCGCAGATGCACTTGACGTCTCCGACGACATCGGAACGTTCGACACCGTGCTGGACAGTGGTTTGTTTCACGCATTTCAGAACGAACAGCGCGGGGAGTACGCCCGTGAACTCGCAGGTATCGTCTCGATAGGAGGCCATGTGTTCCTCATCGGATTTGGTGCAGGTGCCCCGGAGGATGGAGGGCCGAATCCTCTCACTCCTGACGACGTATCTTCCGCATTCGCCCGGAAATGGAGCGTCTTGGAAACGAAGGAAGTGGCGTTCGAGACGCGCGAGACCTCGTTCCCCGGTTTACTCTCGGTTATCGAACGAGTCTGAGCGTTGGTGACCAGCACACGATTCTAATCTATCGATGTATTGAGCCACTCCATTTTAGACCAAATTCCGACCGTCTCTAACAGTCTCCCCGATATTCATCATGCAGTTCGTATCATCTGCCGAGATTTCCAACAGTACCAAAAATCCATATCCGCAACTCATTTTACATGCGTCCTCGTCCATGAGGACAGGTAATACAATTGTAGTTGTATTATTCCAATTTAATTGGGCAACCTTTATACACACACGACCAGACACCACATATTGCGGCTAAAATATCGACACCCCACATAGAGGGGTTCAAGCTGGAGGCCCACGTAGTGACAACTATGAACTGCCCGGACTGCGGGAACGAGCGCACGCGAGTCATCGACACGGAAACGAGCGCCGACGGAACGTCGGTGCGGCGACGGCGCGAGTGTCAACGCTGTTCGTTCCGGTTTACCTCCTACGAGCGTCCGGAATGGGACTCCCTCCAAGTCAAGAAACGCGATGGACGCATCGAATCATTCGATTCCGAGAAACTGCGCGCAGGAATCGACCACGCCGTCGAGAAGCGCCACGTACCCGAAGAGAATGTGACGAATCTGGTCGAAGCGGTCGAATCCGACTTGCAATCTCGTGAGACTCGAATCGTCTCGTCCAGTCTGGTCGGCGACCTCGTCTCCGAGCGATTGCGCGAGCTAGACCAAGTGGCGTACATCCGATTCGTCTCGGTGTACAAGGCCTTCTCCGAACCGGAGGAGTTCCTCCGCGAACTCGACGCGGTTCTCGATTCCGAACTCGATGCATCCAGTTCAATCGATTCGACCGATTTGACCGAATCAGCCGATTTAACCGACCAATCCGATACAACATGAGCCAACACGCTACCGCAACGACCACCGAAGACGTCCGGTCGATTCTCGACCGGGCACGCACGGGCGACGAAACGATTCTCTCCGACGACGAGCGCGACGACCTCTGCACCGAAATCGAGCGCACCCTCTACGACGGCGCATCGACCGACGAGGTCTATCGAGCGATTCTTCAGGCGCTCACCGCACGAGTCGAACGCGAACCCGCGTTCAAAACCATCGCGGCGGGCGTCTTCCGCCAGCGATACTACCGCGAAATTGTCGGCGACGACCTGACGGGCTACGAACTCGACCGCGAGTACCGCGCCACTTTCGTCGCCAATCTCGAACGTGCGGTCGAAATCAATCTACTCGATAGCCGACTCGTCGAGCGATTCGACCTCGAAAACCTCGCGGAGTACCTCGAACCGAACCGCGACGAGAAGTTCGAGTACATGGCGATGGAGACGCTCTATCAGCGATACTTCCTCAAAACCGAAGAGAACGGCGAGCATCTCGAACTGCCACAGGCGTTCTGGATGCGCGTTGCGATGGGACTCGCAATCGAAGAGGACGACCCGCAAAAACGGGCCAAGGAGTTCTACGACGTGCTTTCGAAACTGGAGTTCACGCCCTCGACGCCGACGCTGTTCCACAGCGGTTCGACCCACCCACAGCTCTCCTCCTGTTATCTGACGACGGTACAGGATGATTTGGAACACATCTTCGACTCCTACAAACACCACGCACAGCTTTCGAAGTGGAGCGGCGGCCTCGGCAACGACTGGACGAACCTCCGCGCTGGCGGCGCGCTCATCCAATCCACGGGCGTCGAATCGACCGGCGTCGTGCCCTTTCTCCGCATCAGCAACGACGTAACGGCGGCCATCAACCGCTCCGGCAAACGTCGCGGCGCATCCTGTGGCTACCTCGCCTGCTGGCACATGGATTTCCCCGCGTTCATCGACCTGAAGCGCAACACGGGCGACGAGCGTCGGCGCACGCCGGACATGAACACGGCGGCGTGGATTCCTGACCTGTTCATGAAGCGCGTCGAAAACGAAGAGAAGTGGACGCTGTTCAGTCCCGACGAGGTGCCCGACCTCCACGACCTGTCGGGTGAAGCGTTCGAAGAGCGATATCTCGAATACGAACAGCAGGCCGAGGATGGGCAATTCCGCCAATACGAACGAGTTGACGCCCAAGACCTCTGGCGCAAGATGCTCACCCGACTGTTCGAAACGGGCCATCCGTGGATAACGTTCAAAGACCCGTGCAACGTTCGCTCGCCGCAAGACCACGCCGGGACGGTTCACTCCTCGAACCTCTGTACCGAGATTACCCTAAACACGAGCGAGGACGAACACGCCGTCTGTAATCTGGGAAGTGTGAACTTCGCCACGCACGTTTCGGAAGGTGAGAGCGCGGAACGGAGTTCCGCGGAAACCGAGCGGGCGGACTCGCCCGCGAGGCTCGACCGTGACCATCTCGCGGAAACCATCGAAACCGCGATGCGGATGCTGGACAACGTGGTTGACCTCTGTTTCTATCCGACCGACCAAGCCGAATATTCGAACATGCAACACCGACCGGTCGGACTCGGCACGATGGGCTTCCACGACGCGCTGATGGAACTGGAGATACCGATGAACTCCGAGGAGGCAATCGAGAAGTCGAACCGCTGGCAGGAGTTCGTCTCCTATCACGCGATTTTGAACTCCTCGAAACTCGCC
The nucleotide sequence above comes from Haladaptatus cibarius D43. Encoded proteins:
- a CDS encoding ribonucleoside-diphosphate reductase subunit alpha, which translates into the protein MSQHATATTTEDVRSILDRARTGDETILSDDERDDLCTEIERTLYDGASTDEVYRAILQALTARVEREPAFKTIAAGVFRQRYYREIVGDDLTGYELDREYRATFVANLERAVEINLLDSRLVERFDLENLAEYLEPNRDEKFEYMAMETLYQRYFLKTEENGEHLELPQAFWMRVAMGLAIEEDDPQKRAKEFYDVLSKLEFTPSTPTLFHSGSTHPQLSSCYLTTVQDDLEHIFDSYKHHAQLSKWSGGLGNDWTNLRAGGALIQSTGVESTGVVPFLRISNDVTAAINRSGKRRGASCGYLACWHMDFPAFIDLKRNTGDERRRTPDMNTAAWIPDLFMKRVENEEKWTLFSPDEVPDLHDLSGEAFEERYLEYEQQAEDGQFRQYERVDAQDLWRKMLTRLFETGHPWITFKDPCNVRSPQDHAGTVHSSNLCTEITLNTSEDEHAVCNLGSVNFATHVSEGESAERSSAETERADSPARLDRDHLAETIETAMRMLDNVVDLCFYPTDQAEYSNMQHRPVGLGTMGFHDALMELEIPMNSEEAIEKSNRWQEFVSYHAILNSSKLAEERESYPSYEGSKWDRGLLPQDTVDLLESERGRTIPTEREESLDWYVVREHVEEHGMRNSNTMAIAPTATVSTINGTTPSIEPLYSNLYVKSNMSGDFTIINDQLVADLQEEGLWDEEMVDRIKYHDGSIQEIDAIPDGRQELYRGAFEIDPRHQLRLTAHRQTWIDQSVSHNVFFPSTDGTLLDDIYKTAWELGLKTTYYLRTLGASQIEKSTLDMAEYGKSQHRNGSQSESAKTDGGRRTGDQQSAENELCTVSDPTCDACQ